The genomic region CTCCCAAGAATTCAAGGGACATTAAGTCCTTGAAGGGACTCATAAGAGAAATTTCTGTTCAACTAGCCAAAAAAGttacctcttttcttctttaaaaaccaTGCCCATGGGGCAACCCTCACACAATCCAAAAGTATAAAGGCCACTTTCAAAGAAAAGAGAGTAACATTCAAGTTATCTctaaatctaaatttaaaatattaacatgggGAGATGGGATACCCAAGCTTTTCTCAAAGGgtacagaaatggaaaaaaaaaaagtcagagtgaGGTAGGCCGTGAAGTTGTGCTATTATAGAAGAGGGCTAAGAGGAACTGGAAAGTCAAGGAGCTAAAGCATAAGATGATGGCCAATCTGAgttataaactattttaaaacgtACTCAAAAACCAGTAAAGGAGCTAGTAAATAAAGAGTGGGccggtggggaaaaaaaactgtgcCAACACATTGTGAAACCAAAGGATAACTTATTattaaacaatttttatatttttcatcaaaaAGTAGCTAAAAAGATAAAACTGCATTTGAAAATTCTGACCTCCAAAGGGTCAAGACTCAAATAAGCCCTTGTGCACAAGGTTTGAAGAATGTGTTTTTGGAAATCCAAGTGCACCCATTCTGCTTTATGGCAGTGTACTACCATGGCAGCTGATCAAGAAGTGTACAGGGTTCCTTTCAGAATACATAATAGCGTAAATTATTTTTCgatttaatatattataaaatttttgatTCTCTTTCAGTCTGTTTAAATACAAGTGGTCTTCAGAAAGATATATCTTTGACCAGCTTATACTGGTCCTGAGTGTCACTGCTGGCACATTTCACCAATGACATTGCAATTGTTCTAGTTTGAGTTAACAAATCATTGTCACTTCATAATGGAATGGACAGAAATCAAAGACAGAAAAAGGTAGTAAAGATGTCCAAAATGTAAAAATggggataaagaaaacaaaaaagaaaaaagaagaaagaggatgtCAATAAAAGAATATTCATGTCAATAAAGCATTAATAGTTATGTTTTTCATAAGTAGATTCAAAGAAAGCAATGATAAGACATATGTTGACACCAACATGACAGGTCAATGGAAATACATTACATTTTCcaacaataaaagtgaaaaatgccaatataaaacaattcaatttaaacaaaattatttcttgGGTGGGGTTGAGGGTCCTAGCTCAAAGAAACACAACTAAACTGCCAACTCAGAAAGCTTGACTTCAGATAGAGATGATGAATGATAAGGGATATGACAATCTAATATGCATGGAAATCAATCAGGGATAATTCAATCatggattttgttctttttcactttttcaaggttttgtttgtgtatttatttgtctTATGTAATACATTAAACCATATAAAATTGCCAATATTAGGCCTttctaaaaaatctacaaaatggcAAAGACAAATGAATCAGGCTAATATAAAGCAACTTGATTCCATGcaacaatcaaaacaaaaaaggcaaaattctgctgggcttttaaaaaaaaaagtcctaatcTAAATTTTCCTAATGGTCTTTGTGGCAGGTGTCAGAGTTGAATAAAGAAAAGGGGGgacagagaaagcaaaaagaaactaagATTGGAAATGCTGTACCTTTGTTCCAGCTGCCTCATGGCTGCAGTAATTTTACTGGTTTTTTCTTCTAGTCGggcaattatttcatttttttctttcaaaccatCTTCAGAACCCTatttagaaaaaacataaaaGCTACAGtggctttgaatttttttaaacccaAATATGTATAAGCTTTGCATACCATTTTGCTATGGGATTCTTATTCTGAAAAGACCAGCCTTTATTTACAGATTAAACTATTCCTagatgcacccctatgttcacagtagcaccattcacaacagccaagacacagaaataacctaaacgtccatcagaAGAAGACTGGGTAAAGACGGGGTGtatttatacagtggaataggactcagccattaaaaaaataacgaaatgatgccatttgcaacaacgtggATACAACTAGAGAccatcatagtaagtgaagtcagtcagaaagacaaataccatgttaTCTCTTgtatgtagaatataaaatatggcacaaatgaacatatctatgaaacagactcacagacatagagaacatatTTTTCACTGCCAAGTGTGTGGATGGAGGAGATGGACTGGATGTCTGGGGTTAGTAAAGGCAAACTATtacacatagaatggataaacaacaaagtcctctgtatagcacagggaattatattcaatatcctgggataaattataatggaaaagaatataaaaagaatgtatatatatgtgaaaatgagtcattttgctatacagcagaaattaacacaacatagtaaatcaactacacttcagttaaaaaacaatgaattaaaagtaaaatactcCTAGATCTAAAGCAGTACTACTATTAGtcttcatttaaaatgtaataaagggggaattccctggcagtccagtggttaagactctgagctttcactgctgagaacatgggtttagtccctggttggggaactaagatcccataaatcATGCAGTGCagtcaagaaaaaaatacattaataataaaggggggaaaaaaccctcaTCCTTCAATGTTTTCAGAAGATGGCAGAATAAACTCTTGGAAAATacactatttttttcaaattaaattgtaAAAGGCTTTTGGCAACATGTCTACTTAACAGGAATATCACTTGATCAGAAAACTCAAAACAATTACAGTACAGCATTTCAATCAAAATTAAATCtctctcaaaaaaattaaatctctctCAGGACTCTATTgtacaaaatttacaaaaatgtcTTGTATATTTTGATTAAATTTCACCAAAAAATTTAATCTTCATCTGTTATCCTGTCAACCTCAAGAAACAAATTCAGGTGATTTTTGTCTGTTCTTTGACATTATTACATTTCTTCAGCTTCCATTTAGGAAAAAAGCCACTGATTTTTACTAATAAAATGGCACAATTACAATGAATTCATCTCTTTAAAACCAAATCCTTCATACAAATATTCATTCTTAATTCATATAACAAGAAATTCcaagattttaagaatattccttACCTGCAACTTTTGATACATTTCTATGTTAATTGCTTTAACTTCCTCCAGTTGTTGTCGAAGGCCTATCAGAGTATCTTGTTTCTCATGGATATCTTTCTCCAACAACTTCATGGCAAGTTCAATCTCATGTTTCATACTAACTTGTACTGCCAGCTCATTCTCCACATCCTGCAATTAAACACAGCCTCAACTCACACACTATTTCAGGATGTCAAAGTCAGATACACAACAGTTAATTAGACCAAGATTCACTATGCAGACTACTGCTTTTGAGTTATAAGCCCCATTAAACACAATCAGCTAGGCCCTATAACAACGTTCTATATTTTCAAAGGCACATTTTGTTAAATGAAAGCATCTTACACATTCTATTAATTATCACTATTCTACTGGCTCAAGAATTATGGACTTTTAAGCCTCATAAACTCAGTATTAATTTTCCTCAAAGAAACGATGTAGTCCATATAAGGCCAGAGATAAATAAAAAACACCATTTCACaaacagtttcatttcttttcttaaagaattttatatCAGAGGATCTTAAGACAAATGTCTCTTGACTCTCTTTTTGATCTGGGTTGGTTACACAGGTATTTATATTATAATCCATCAAGCTACATACTTGTATTTTTCTGCTGATATTTCATAACTTAAAgggttaaaaaataagttaacttTAAATACAACTTTACTGTTTGGATATTGATATCTGAATACATCACTCTATTCTATTTTCTGTAATGCTGGTCACAATGCACTATTTCACAAACAGACTATAACACTGTTTAAAAACACTGCTAATAAAACAGACATAGTGGGAGTTTTAAAAGATAGAAGGAATTACAGGAATGAGATTGCTATCTCACACCAAGAAAGGTAAGTCTGATAGAGATTTTAACCAGCGCTTATGggtaaaataataacatttttgcTAATGTAACTGTAATGCAAACTACCTGTCTTAACTGAGATTCATCTCGAAGCTGCCTTCTGGCTTCATTATACATTTCATCTAGCCCTTGCCTGGAATGCTTATATGTTTGAagctcagtttccacatctactTTGGTAACCTaggacaaaaacagaaaatgttttacTCTATATAGAGTGTGTTGCCacaccttccccaggggatcttcccaacccagggatcgaacccaagtctcttatgtctccttcactggcaggcgggttctttaccactagagccatccAATAAATCCATTCTATAATCACTTCTATTAGTTAATACAGCACAGAAATACCCAGTCTATGCAAAAGCCCCAAAAATGGCTATTTCTGATGCAAGTCAATCTGTTATCAATCTACACTTACCTCTAGGTGCTGCTGTGTTTTcattaaaatcaatttattttcacTTCGTAATTGATGATTTTCTTCTTGGAGTTTAATGATATTATTCTTTGCTATtgctaactaaaaataaaatgaggaataaaaaaaagattttaaacatcTTTATTTATACTTGCTTTACAGGTTATGTTCATGGCTATTCACAACAGAAGATAAAATTCTAAAACTTGTAAAATGTCTCTCACATCTACAgcaattttcataagaaaaatgcTATTATCCCAAGATACCAACTAAAGAAAttgtatttctatttccttttgttAGTCAAATCATGTCAGCAGAAACATATTGTTTATATGACTTACAATGTGTCCTGAATACAAAGCGCATGAGTAAGCATATGAAGAATTACATGTTAAACAATAAGACAACTGTTTGCATGTTAAACAATAAGACTGTAAAGACTTGTGCAAAGACAACATCTATAAGGAAAGCTGTGCTACAAATGAAAATGTAATACAGACATTCATGATAACCAAACAGGGCACCCTTGTGAAATCTGGGCACACTGAGTGACCATCACAAATATAAGACAGCTCTCACCATCAGAGTTAAATATGAAGGAAATTAAACATGAATAACAAAGTAAGTGACTTGACTCTGaagcttaaaatgaaaaaaaagattctaggagaggaaagcagaaacCAGTCCCCAGTGTTGGCTTGCAGATAAATTTCTAAACACTCTGTCAGAAATGCAACTTGAACTTCACAGTGCCCCTGTGGTCAAGAAGAGGCACAAACTAGTGAGCAGCTCTCTCCAACGGTCCCAATCTATCACACTATCAAATGGTCCTAAACAATCAAAATGAAAACTCATACAATCATGTACTTCCTGTTTGGGACAACTGGGTCAGTTCTAAAAGAATGTGGATTCTAATTAGCAAGGAAAATAGAATTCATAGTACTAATaacatattctttcctggagactaAGTAATTCTGAAAATGGAAAGCAATTCTATggttaagtgaaagtcactcactcatatccgaccctttgtgaccccagggacatagcccaccaggctcctctgaccgtggaattttccaggcaagagaaggtagccatttccttttccaggggaatcccaaccaagggatcaaacctgtgtctcccatattgcaggcagattctctgtctgctagggaagcccccatggtAATTCTGTGGCTaggctgtttttctttaaatctcaaATGCAacttggcatgtgtgtgtgctcagctgtatccaactctttgcaaccccatggactgcagcccgccaggctcttctgtccaagggatttcccaggcaagaatactcgagtgggttaccatttccttcttcaagggatcttcctgacgcagggatcaaatccacatctgtcttgcatctcctgcattggcaggtggattctttaccactgagctatctgggaagccccaaagcaacTTTACTAATAGtacattaccatacgtaaaatagatagccaacgggaatttgctgtatggctcaggaaactcaaacagggactctgtatcaacctagaggggtgcgaTGGAGAGGGAGACTCAaaatggaggggatatatgtataccaatggctgattcatgttgaggtttgacagaaaataacaaaattctgtaaagcaaatatccttcaattaaaaaataaattaattaaaaacaaaaaaaagtgagagatgtgagggagttccttggtggcctagtggttacgATTCAGCACTGTCACTGCCGTGGCACTGGCTCGACCCCtaatcagggaactgagatcctgcaagaggcatggcatggccaaaacagttttttaaaagttaaaacaaaaaagagctgAAATAAATTTCTGATTTGTGACCACCAAATAGCTACTTTGACAATGCAGAAAACCAGAGTACATCAGATGAGTTTCACACATGCGAGGCTATAGAAAGGATGGACATAATCATGGAGTGATGCTTGTAAGGAAAATTAATCTGAATATGGGAACAAGGGGGACAGGAGATCATTTTAATGGGAATTTCTAACTATAGGTGATTCCACTATCTAAATATAGGTCATCCAAGTTGAGAAATGAGATTCACAGTTTATTTATAGAAGAGTTTGTATGCATTGCATTTAGGGGCTCATTTCTAGAAGTTGGGTATCTCAAATAATTCAGTCACCTAAGGACTTGCCCGAGAATAATATGTGGTTTCTCTAAAACTTACGATGATCAATTACAACTACAAGTATTTCATCATAATGATgaaaatgtgtttgtgtgtgtgtgcacacatgtgcacacgctTAGTACATTCACACTTAAAATGGAAAAGGCTTGCCAATACTAGGTCCTTGAAAGACAATTATCCATGGCTGGGTGACAATACCTCTTCAATCAGCTTAGTAtttgacttttctaatgagtcaactcttgaaTGGAGACTGCTGACTGTGCTGCTGAAATTGATAAAGAAAAAACTCATTCAGAATCACACATACTCACAAAGGCAAGAAAAAATTTGTTATCCTGGACTCATCATGTTGACTGACATGCACCAACtgccttctctgaattttttttctctgaattttttattGCCACACTTACACATGAAGTCCTCTAAAgtaggaaaaattaatttttgaaccACCAAAATGACTTAAACTTTCACCCTACCTAGCCTTTTTGCTCAAGTGTAGGGTGATAAGTCTGAAATTCTATTTTCAAATGTCTCTGAagattctatttaaaaatataactctcaTTTTCTGCTGAAAATCAATTATTTCCAATAATTTTCTGTATTCTTAATTTCCATTCACTCTCTATCCCCTCAACCCCTTTTCAAATGCTTATAAAAAAGGAATAGGGTTAAGAGGacctaaaagggggaaaaaaaaaacttaagacaatatccaaaatgtattaAGTATCTATGTATCCATAATACTTACTTCAGTTGTCTATTTAATTCTTCAACATAATTCTTCTGGTCTAATATTGCAGCAATTTGAACATTCCTAGAGGAGGAGGGAAAAGCAGCTTTTAGTTAATTGGAAAGGAATCTACTGGgtggccagaaaaacaaacaaacaagaaatacaCAAAAGGTCCAAACCATCTAAAACTGCTGTGAAACCGTAACGATAAAacaacatttcagttcagttcagctgctcagtcaagtccgactctttgcgaccccatggactgcagcacaccaggcttccctgtccaacattttcttgtctttcaaataaaattcaacaatCTTTATAATCAAATAGCAGTAAGCTATGAACTAAAAAACTATTAACctttgttaaataaattacatGCTAATATTAAACAATACCATTAGTATATTCTTtaactttttgcatttattttttaagaaatatacttGATACATGAAGTGTAAAGTATACAACATGTTAATCTAATATGTTTATATACTGTAATGGACTGCCATTGTAGCAATAATTAGCACTTCTCATATTACataattatcttttctctttagtagaccaaataagtttattttaaatttaaccaCAACTGTCTCAAAATAAACCAGTATTTGTTAAGTTTATGAATAATAAACTTATATCTCTTTTTATCACAGAAATGAGAGTTGACAATTAAAATGGGTCTCTGGGGagtttcctggcagttcagtggttaggattctacattctcattgccaagggcctgggtttggtacctggttggggaactaaaatcccataagccttgaagcacaaccaaaaaataaataaataaaaaataaaatgagtctcTGAACTAACGGTACGACCAAAAGTCATACTTCAGACTAAAATACGGTATGTGAAATAACTTAAGAAAATCATACCTTTCTTTATTTCCAATATCTTCTTCATTCTTTAAATACATTGAAAAATCAATCACTCCAACCTGAAGTAAATAAAGTTATTCTTATTTAGAGAGTAGAAATACTAGAAGTACCTCCAAAATACAACTGACTTTCATCCTTAACTTTTCTTTAGGGCTTAACAGCACGGCCTACACCTGGATCAGAGAGGAAGAGCACAGGCTGAAAACACTACCTTTGGCACCACTTACCTGTGAGTCTAAATCCTCCCCCTTTACACACAGATTAGCATCTATCACATTCAGGCCAACCAGCAGCCCGACAATTACTGCGCCTTCTTCTTCCATCATTAGTGCATGATACTCATAGAATTCactgtgaaaattaaaataacaaaaatcgtAAGtcacaaatttatttcaaaaaccaACCTGTAAAATCTCAATACCTTATAACAAGCATGGAGCCAATATTAAGTTAGGTATCTTAAAATTAGCCTTTCTATACGTGAGCAACTTAAAATTTTGAGATTTAAATGTGAATATTTATGACTTGCAAAAGACATAGTGATGGCTGCTGATCTGATAACAGTACTTTTTAGTACAGTTGAATTTTCATCCCAGGACTTATCAAGACCCTTGGGATAAAGACTAAGTAGCAAAATGAACATATGAAACATTTCAAATCAATTCATTaggtatatatgtattaaaagtGCTCTTAATAGGTAACCATTAACGATATTTATGGATATCTAGATccccaaaaaatgttcaaacaaaAGGCTGGTGAAACAAATAGGAGAGTCTAAAGACTAAGACTTGACAACTAATACTCAGGATTCTAGTTATCACTGTCCCATGTATACTGTTTAGTCACTTTAAATAACCTTTAGAATCTGGTTGAGAAATTGAAGGTGTTTAAAGTATGGTTATTCTCATTTAAAGTATGGTTATTTCCCATTTAACAAATGGGAAAACCAAGATGTACCACTGGAGTcaagagtaaaataaaaaatgaccagATCCTCCATAACATCACAGAGGCACTCTGAGAGAACAAGGCTGAATGGAGGGCGCTGCCGCAGGCCCACTCCTTCTGAAAACTAGTCTCCTTGCtttgaaagtctgtcttaaaCATTTGTCCCTCCATTTAAATAGACAGTTTTAAAAGTACCCACAATACAGCCAAAGCAGTGGTTTGGATTTCAAGATCTAAAAAGAAACCTCTTGAATTAAAGCCCCAAATTTCAATACAAACTTTTATTCATAGAATTAACTGtaactcaaaaattaaaatttaaaaatatgacataCAAATTTCCACCTTATTGGCCAATAAAAATCTTACAGTATTCATTTTTCAGGCTAGTTCTTGATCTATGTTATGTCCCCACCGTAGTTTTCTATctcattttcctcctcctttcaTTTTATGCCATCACGATGTGTTTTACGTATCCTTTCATACTACACCTTCTATCCTTTTTGGAGGACAGgacataaatgaaataaaaagtgaaaatgaacatGATTTAACGGCAATTACCTCAAGAGATCCCTTTGAATAATTAAGCAGCGCAGGTAATCAGCCATTTTTTTCTGCATGAGGGCTAACCGAAGCCACGCTCTTGCTCGACCCAGGGGGGTCCTGATAGGCAAAAACAAATGGTCAGAAAACAGTCTCGGCCTGAAGATTATAGACTACATCTTCTACCTGTGTTGAGACACATGTTATTAATGAGAAAAGGCAATTAATCATGGTTTTACCTTTGTTTCTAGAGCTTTAAGTCAGTTCTTTGATCATGCAAACCAATCCCTAAGAGCTATTTAATTCTCTAAGGTAAGCCTGAACCTACAGGACATCTAGGTACCACTTCATGCCTTGAAAGAAATGACTCTCTAAACAGGGAGGATATTTCTACAAGAAATATTTTGTCAGAATAGAAAGTCCTCTAACCATGATTATGCAAAATGCATCAGTAAAGGCAGTATGATCACCTCAAAAAATAACTGGCCTtgtatctgaattttaaaaagcattaacaaCGCTAAGAAGGTATCTAGCTGCTAATCAGAGAGAATCACCAGGCTGCTTGctgtttttcaaatgtttctttaatACAGTTGTCCTTTAGAACATCAAATCTCCTCTCTAATATGGAGGCCTGCTGGGAACAAAACTTCTAATATAACAAATATGTCTGAAAGGTTGTGGCCTAGGGCCATTTTTGTTCCCTATAAGCAGAGTCTCAGACCAGAGGGAGCACACAGATCTTAAAACTGAAGGTGTTTGTGCTCAGGATGAAAATTAATTCTATCTAGGCAAGAGATGTACTGATGTGtaccaggcaaaaaaaaaaaacaaaaaacacagtatCTCCTCATGGCAAACTGAACAAAACCATCTGGGGAAGATAATCCATGCTTATGGAACAGCGGCATGACCTGTGCCAAATTCTGAAGCCATCTTCCTGCTAAGGTCATTGTAACAGGGACAGAATAAAGGGATAAAAGAGGTGATGAAACAGTTTAATCACACTAGGGGACTGTAAATAGctaagttaatgattactcaggaaagcaggtttgcttaaccacaaaaccatgCAGAAGCAAGAGACGTGCCcctaaacaataaaacaatggtggtaGGAGATTCACATACTGCCCGGTGAGGTCAGTATGTCAATGATCCCcaggacatgctctctgcacacattaaaaaaaaaacaaaaggtaatCTGTGGACCCAGCTTGACCACATAGAAATAAGAAAACTCCCCCGCttaacctggagaaggaactgatgatggaagcatgatgTATActgaagaaagacaaagaaggtcttcaccccccctccccccttttcccttgattataaaaatgtaaccTAGTAAGTTCTCGGGCACAGTATTTCTCATTCACTTTTAAGACTCACAAGCATCCTACTCTAATAAATCACTTATCTATCTATCACTCTGCCTCTTGAATTCCTTTTCTGTGCTGAGACATGAAGGACTACGGTACTGGAGCTCTTCAGAGCCTGTGAAAGGACACCAAAAGGTTTCAACCGAAGACAAAATTCATGTGGTGTCTGTTATACCTCTCAAGGACTTAagcttattgaaaataaaagtgtgGATGTATTCtcttgctaaaaaaaaattaaatctcatATCTCTCTTATCCAGGTTATTTAGTAAATTTATTTAGTAAATTAAAACCAAGATTTACAGAGTATGAATGACCTTTTAAAGAGAAATACATCACTcacacttttatattttcttatacaGAAAACTTTTTGTCTGGTACTGTGGGAAAAAACTTAATTGTCACTTCTAACAGCTAACAAATTTCTTTTGGCTTAGCATTTTAATGAACATtattcttcagaaaatattttttacttttgtagagtttggctttttaaaaacaacatgaacatgtattttcatattaaaataaaaagcaattcttACGTTTCTTGAGTTTAAATtccctttttcctctttaaatattGTGCCTGTGCTCAATCGCTCAGGGGTGTtggactctgcgacctcatggacccaagctcctatgtccatggaattttctatacaagaatactagagtgcagg from Muntiacus reevesi chromosome 2, mMunRee1.1, whole genome shotgun sequence harbors:
- the RUFY2 gene encoding RUN and FYVE domain-containing protein 2 isoform X4, whose amino-acid sequence is MATKDPTAVERANLLNMAKLSIKGLIESALSFGRTLDSDYPPLQQFFVVMEHCLKHGLKVRKSFLSYNKTIWGPLELVEKLYPEAEEIGASVRDLPGLKTPLGRARAWLRLALMQKKMADYLRCLIIQRDLLSEFYEYHALMMEEEGAVIVGLLVGLNVIDANLCVKGEDLDSQVGVIDFSMYLKNEEDIGNKERNVQIAAILDQKNYVEELNRQLNSTVSSLHSRVDSLEKSNTKLIEELAIAKNNIIKLQEENHQLRSENKLILMKTQQHLEVTKVDVETELQTYKHSRQGLDEMYNEARRQLRDESQLRQDVENELAVQVSMKHEIELAMKLLEKDIHEKQDTLIGLRQQLEEVKAINIEMYQKLQGSEDGLKEKNEIIARLEEKTSKITAAMRQLEQRLQQAEKAQMEIEDEDKKYLQEYQSKFDSLQKQISQKEKQLVQLETDLKIEKEWRQTLQEDLQKEKDTISHLRNETQQIITLKKEFLNLQDENQQLKKIYHEQEQALQELGNKLSESKLKIEDIKEANKALQGLVWLKDKEATHCKLCEKEFSLSKRKHHCRNCGEIFCNACSDNELPLPSSPKPVRVCDSCHALLIQRCSSNLP
- the RUFY2 gene encoding RUN and FYVE domain-containing protein 2 isoform X3, with protein sequence MAKLSIKGLIESALSFGRTLDSDYPPLQQFFVVMEHCLKHGLKVRKSFLSYNKTIWGPLELVEKLYPEAEEIGASVRDLPGLKTPLGRARAWLRLALMQKKMADYLRCLIIQRDLLSEFYEYHALMMEEEGAVIVGLLVGLNVIDANLCVKGEDLDSQVGVIDFSMYLKNEEDIGNKERNVQIAAILDQKNYVEELNRQLNSTVSSLHSRVDSLEKSNTKLIEELAIAKNNIIKLQEENHQLRSENKLILMKTQQHLEVTKVDVETELQTYKHSRQGLDEMYNEARRQLRDESQLRQDVENELAVQVSMKHEIELAMKLLEKDIHEKQDTLIGLRQQLEEVKAINIEMYQKLQGSEDGLKEKNEIIARLEEKTSKITAAMRQLEQRLQQAEKAQMEIEDEDKKYLQEYQSKFDSLQKQISQKEKQLVQLETDLKIEKEWRQTLQEDLQKEKDTISHLRNETQQIITLKKEFLNLQDENQQLKKIYHEQEQALQELGNKLSESKLKIEDIKEANKALQGLVWLKDKEATHCKLCEKEFSLSKRKHHCRNCGEIFCNACSDNELPLPSSPKPVRVCDSCHALLIQRCSSNLP
- the RUFY2 gene encoding RUN and FYVE domain-containing protein 2 isoform X5, with the translated sequence MTFQVWGWRKEASQVLAWVPDAEGGRGTAMRRRTPATKDPTAVERANLLNMAKLSIKGLIESALSFGRTLDSDYPPLQQFFVVMEHCLKHGLKVRKSFLSYNKTIWGPLELVEKLYPEAEEIGASVRDLPGLKTPLGRARAWLRLALMQKKMADYLRCLIIQRDLLSEFYEYHALMMEEEGAVIVGLLVGLNVIDANLCVKGEDLDSQVGVIDFSMYLKNEEDIGNKERNVQIAAILDQKNYVEELNRQLNSTVSSLHSRVDSLEKSNTKLIEELAIAKNNIIKLQEENHQLRSENKLILMKTQQHLEVTKVDVETELQTYKHSRQGLDEMYNEARRQLRDESQLRQDVENELAVQVSMKHEIELAMKLLEKDIHEKQDTLIGLRQQLEEVKAINIEMYQKLQGSEDGLKEKNEIIARLEEKTSKITAAMRQLEQSSSLSFTQS